From the Solibacillus sp. FSL R5-0449 genome, one window contains:
- a CDS encoding deoxynucleoside kinase has product MNLREKYNIPANAVITIAGTVGVGKSTMTKALSHSLNFRTSYEKVDTNPYLDKFYDDFEKWSFHLQVYFLAERFKEQKRIFEYGGGFIQDRSIYEDTGIFAKMHYDKGTMTPTDYETYTNLFDAMVMTPYFPHPDLLVYLEGPIDDVIGRIHERGREMEQQTPHSYWEEMHGRYEDWINNFNACPVLRIDINDYDLMKNPAQVEDVVARIGYMLEQTSHLRK; this is encoded by the coding sequence ATGAACTTAAGAGAGAAGTACAATATTCCTGCTAATGCAGTGATTACTATTGCAGGAACAGTCGGTGTCGGAAAATCAACAATGACAAAAGCGTTATCACATAGCTTAAACTTCCGTACCTCATATGAAAAGGTTGATACAAACCCTTATTTAGATAAATTTTATGATGATTTTGAAAAGTGGAGCTTCCATTTGCAAGTATATTTCCTTGCTGAACGTTTTAAAGAACAGAAGCGTATTTTTGAATATGGCGGGGGCTTTATACAGGACCGTTCTATTTACGAAGATACAGGCATTTTTGCGAAGATGCATTATGACAAAGGTACAATGACACCGACAGATTATGAAACATATACAAATCTGTTTGATGCAATGGTTATGACACCATATTTCCCGCATCCGGATTTACTTGTATATTTGGAAGGGCCAATTGATGATGTGATTGGACGTATCCATGAACGTGGACGCGAGATGGAACAGCAAACACCTCATTCGTACTGGGAAGAAATGCACGGACGCTATGAAGACTGGATTAACAATTTCAATGCATGTCCGGTACTGCGTATTGATATTAACGATTACGATTTAATGAAAAATCCTGCACAAGTTGAGGATGTCGTAGCACGTATCGGTTATATGCTTGAACAAACAAGCCATTTACGAAAATAA
- a CDS encoding sodium:proton antiporter — translation MNNSLIETVTDESGKKTYKMKTFDIQVTARLTGGLAPTITYMHQEKDVTDDIRAIRFHFENPASYIENYASFQRMLYEREQRAVNELYESISMKPKNMTTGKQVLWSFFVFVLIMTPIFIIVWTK, via the coding sequence TTGAACAACTCGCTCATTGAGACGGTAACGGATGAAAGCGGGAAGAAAACCTATAAGATGAAGACCTTCGATATACAAGTTACGGCCCGGCTGACAGGCGGTCTTGCCCCTACGATCACATATATGCATCAAGAGAAAGATGTGACAGATGATATACGTGCGATTCGCTTTCATTTTGAAAACCCGGCATCATATATCGAAAACTATGCTTCTTTCCAAAGAATGCTTTATGAAAGAGAACAGCGCGCAGTGAATGAGCTCTACGAATCCATCAGTATGAAACCTAAAAATATGACGACTGGTAAACAGGTTTTATGGAGCTTCTTTGTCTTTGTGCTGATCATGACCCCTATTTTTATTATCGTTTGGACAAAATAA
- a CDS encoding RraA family protein: MTLSMVDRLRALPTTAISDATGGHTNVASAIKPLAEHFKIAGQARTVRLPDGENGAVLEAISQAGKGEILVIDAKGNTNRAVAGDFVMQLAQGVGVQGFVVDGVIRDIAAAKEIDFPVFALGTTVAAGNKHGGGTVGIAVSVGNVAVQTGDYVIGDSDGVVIIPQKDIEQIIEAAEAKVAKDDERAHEALHNGEASIRAYLAKVVK, from the coding sequence ATGACTTTATCGATGGTAGATCGCTTACGGGCATTACCGACGACAGCAATTTCCGATGCAACAGGGGGACATACGAATGTAGCATCCGCAATTAAACCGCTTGCCGAACACTTTAAAATTGCTGGACAAGCAAGAACGGTCCGCTTGCCGGACGGGGAAAATGGTGCGGTATTAGAAGCAATCAGTCAGGCTGGAAAAGGGGAAATTTTAGTCATTGATGCTAAAGGCAATACGAATCGTGCTGTAGCAGGGGATTTTGTTATGCAGCTTGCGCAAGGTGTCGGTGTACAAGGATTTGTCGTGGACGGGGTTATTCGCGATATAGCAGCTGCAAAAGAAATTGATTTTCCGGTATTTGCATTAGGTACAACAGTGGCAGCAGGCAATAAACACGGTGGCGGGACAGTTGGCATAGCCGTATCTGTAGGAAATGTTGCTGTTCAAACAGGCGATTATGTAATTGGTGACAGTGACGGGGTCGTTATTATCCCTCAGAAGGACATTGAGCAGATTATTGAAGCAGCAGAAGCAAAAGTGGCAAAAGACGATGAGCGGGCACATGAAGCATTACATAATGGGGAAGCATCAATCCGCGCTTATTTAGCAAAAGTAGTGAAATAA
- a CDS encoding cation:dicarboxylase symporter family transporter: MLKKFKISLAAQILIGLVLGVIVGAVFFGNATAQSYLQPLGDIFLNLIKMIVVPIIISTLIVGVAGTGDMKQLGRLGGKTLIYFEVITTVAIVVGLLAANLFQPGAGIDMNALEKSDISSYVETTEAEEDKGTFQIIVDVVPKNIVNAMAEGDMLAIIFFSVIFGLGVAAIGERGKPVLAFFQGTADAMFWVTNLVMKFAPIGVFALIGVTVSKFGVESLIPLGKLAILVYATMIFFVIVILGITARIFGINIFKLIRMIKDELLLAFSTSSSETVLPRIMLKTEKMGAPKDIVSFVIPTGYSFNLDGSTLYQAIAAIFIAQMYGIDLSIMEQITLMLVLMVTSKGIAGVPGVSFVVLLATLGSVGIPLEGLAFIAGIDRILDMARTAVNVVGNTLAALVMAKWEKRFDEKQFAEYQAANLK, translated from the coding sequence ATTTTGAAAAAGTTTAAAATTAGTTTAGCCGCGCAAATTTTAATCGGTCTTGTACTCGGTGTTATCGTGGGTGCTGTGTTCTTTGGTAATGCAACTGCACAGTCTTACTTACAGCCCCTTGGCGATATTTTCTTAAACTTAATTAAGATGATCGTAGTACCGATTATTATTTCGACACTGATCGTTGGTGTTGCCGGAACTGGTGATATGAAACAATTGGGTCGTCTTGGCGGTAAAACACTTATTTACTTCGAAGTTATTACAACAGTTGCGATTGTTGTTGGTTTATTAGCAGCTAACCTATTCCAACCAGGTGCTGGTATTGATATGAATGCATTAGAGAAATCTGATATTTCTTCATATGTAGAAACAACGGAAGCTGAAGAGGACAAAGGAACTTTCCAAATTATTGTAGATGTCGTTCCTAAAAACATTGTAAATGCAATGGCAGAAGGCGATATGCTTGCGATTATTTTCTTCTCTGTAATTTTCGGTTTAGGTGTAGCAGCAATTGGCGAACGCGGAAAACCAGTGCTTGCATTCTTCCAAGGAACGGCAGACGCCATGTTCTGGGTTACAAACTTAGTAATGAAATTCGCACCGATCGGGGTCTTTGCACTTATTGGTGTAACCGTTTCCAAATTTGGTGTAGAATCCCTTATTCCATTAGGAAAACTGGCGATTTTAGTTTATGCCACAATGATTTTCTTTGTAATCGTTATTTTAGGTATTACAGCCCGTATATTCGGCATTAATATCTTCAAATTAATTCGTATGATCAAGGACGAGCTTTTACTGGCATTCTCTACTTCTTCATCAGAGACAGTATTACCTCGTATTATGTTAAAAACAGAAAAAATGGGTGCACCGAAAGATATCGTATCATTCGTAATCCCGACAGGTTATTCATTCAACTTAGACGGTTCTACTCTTTACCAGGCTATTGCAGCGATTTTCATTGCGCAAATGTACGGTATTGACCTTTCAATTATGGAACAGATTACATTAATGCTTGTATTGATGGTAACATCTAAAGGTATTGCAGGTGTTCCAGGGGTATCTTTCGTAGTACTTCTTGCAACATTGGGTTCTGTAGGTATTCCACTTGAAGGTTTAGCATTTATTGCAGGTATTGACCGTATTTTAGATATGGCTCGTACAGCTGTAAACGTAGTAGGTAACACATTGGCAGCACTTGTTATGGCGAAATGGGAAAAACGTTTCGACGAGAAGCAATTTGCTGAATACCAAGCTGCGAACTTAAAATAA
- a CDS encoding response regulator, producing the protein MRYFIVDDDRASRMMLSNIINDCELGAVIGEAKNGLDAIPQILMMQPEFVLIDLLMPQLDGIETIERLQQNGFKGQFIMISQVVNKEMVAEGYSKGIEFFIHKPINKVEVQMVLKRTTEQYLLRNSLQVIRQSLTNFDITDVTHTKKTAREHIQSILNDMGIVAEVGSEDIIKIIEQLLIEKHKIAPLPPLKEVYERVAMLTKNTPDDILKESKAIEQRVRRTILAAMINLANLGIVDYTNSEFEYYTPRYFDLTDIRHLMNQIEKNEQRKAKVNIKKFIQVLYSEIISKVD; encoded by the coding sequence ATGCGCTATTTTATAGTAGATGATGACCGGGCAAGCCGTATGATGCTCAGTAATATTATTAACGACTGTGAACTCGGAGCTGTTATTGGAGAGGCCAAAAACGGTCTGGATGCCATTCCACAAATTTTGATGATGCAGCCGGAGTTTGTATTAATTGACTTACTTATGCCGCAGTTGGATGGAATTGAGACAATTGAACGCCTTCAACAAAATGGATTTAAAGGTCAGTTTATTATGATCTCACAAGTTGTTAATAAAGAAATGGTCGCTGAAGGCTATTCAAAAGGAATTGAATTTTTTATTCATAAGCCTATTAATAAGGTCGAAGTACAAATGGTATTAAAACGGACAACTGAGCAATACTTATTAAGAAATTCTTTGCAAGTTATTCGTCAGTCCCTGACAAACTTTGATATTACGGATGTGACACATACAAAGAAGACGGCACGGGAACATATTCAGTCGATCTTAAATGATATGGGCATTGTCGCTGAAGTCGGAAGTGAAGATATTATTAAAATTATTGAACAGCTATTAATCGAAAAGCATAAAATTGCGCCGCTTCCTCCGTTGAAAGAAGTATATGAACGTGTAGCTATGCTGACGAAAAATACACCGGACGATATTTTAAAAGAAAGTAAGGCGATTGAACAACGTGTACGCCGAACGATATTAGCTGCAATGATTAACTTGGCGAACTTAGGGATTGTCGATTATACAAACTCTGAATTTGAATATTATACCCCACGCTATTTTGACTTGACGGACATCCGTCACTTAATGAATCAAATAGAGAAAAATGAGCAACGTAAAGCAAAAGTGAACATAAAAAAATTCATTCAAGTTTTATATTCAGAAATAATTAGTAAAGTGGATTAG
- a CDS encoding ATP-binding protein: protein MESTQPHIKTTKLFLFMLLVGLLTAIGGEIKIIPFEEGPFRFGLGSIIFFFALLIRPLPIVSTGLLTALIVIVGRSFLDIFIYGQSFITQIIEHLPAGAFYIVFALCFKLIPLDELKKQPLMLGLLATASEVISNTIEHILTDILLVSDQETLTSFLLFILVGLLRSYFVVGIYSMITMSEQKKQLKQLMTIHSELYVEALYLQKTMTQIEQLTANSYQLYKKLKSNEAQLASDALHIAQEIHEVKKDNERIHAGISKITSRNYPSNFLLTDLLSFIVEANENYAAYLNKSISFTLICPNDFQTKNHIALFAILNNLMANAVEAIEESGFITLNVAVEQDTISFIVEDNGVGIDAALIPIIFDPGYTSKFNEQGQGSTGIGLSHTKTIVENLKGNIHVTSNTSTCFVVQIPIKSIQKENY from the coding sequence TTGGAATCAACACAGCCACATATTAAAACAACTAAACTTTTTCTATTTATGCTACTTGTCGGCTTATTGACGGCTATTGGCGGCGAAATTAAAATAATACCTTTTGAGGAAGGGCCTTTTCGCTTCGGTTTAGGCAGCATTATTTTCTTTTTCGCTTTACTGATCCGTCCATTACCGATTGTATCTACTGGTTTATTGACCGCACTAATCGTCATTGTCGGTCGTTCGTTTCTGGATATTTTTATTTATGGACAAAGCTTCATTACTCAAATTATTGAACATTTGCCGGCAGGCGCCTTTTATATAGTGTTTGCCCTATGTTTTAAGTTAATCCCGCTGGACGAGTTAAAAAAACAACCGCTTATGCTCGGTTTATTGGCAACAGCATCCGAAGTAATCTCCAACACGATCGAACATATATTAACGGACATTCTGCTTGTTTCTGATCAGGAAACACTTACTTCCTTTTTATTGTTCATTCTCGTTGGATTACTGCGCAGTTATTTTGTTGTTGGCATTTACAGCATGATTACGATGTCGGAACAGAAGAAACAGCTGAAACAGCTCATGACGATTCACTCGGAACTATATGTAGAAGCATTGTATCTTCAAAAAACGATGACCCAAATCGAGCAGCTTACAGCAAACAGTTACCAGCTTTATAAAAAGCTAAAATCTAATGAAGCACAGCTAGCTTCCGATGCTTTACATATTGCCCAGGAAATTCATGAAGTAAAAAAAGATAATGAACGCATTCATGCCGGGATTTCTAAAATTACGTCGAGAAATTACCCGTCTAATTTTCTATTGACTGATTTACTAAGCTTTATTGTGGAGGCAAATGAAAATTATGCAGCCTATTTAAATAAATCAATTTCCTTTACACTGATTTGTCCAAATGATTTTCAAACAAAAAATCATATAGCGCTATTTGCTATTTTGAATAATTTAATGGCTAACGCTGTGGAGGCAATTGAAGAGAGCGGATTTATTACATTGAATGTTGCAGTTGAACAGGATACGATTTCTTTTATTGTAGAAGATAATGGAGTTGGTATTGATGCAGCACTCATACCAATCATTTTTGATCCAGGTTATACATCCAAGTTTAACGAACAAGGCCAGGGTTCTACAGGAATCGGTCTTTCCCATACAAAAACAATTGTTGAAAATCTTAAAGGGAATATTCACGTAACGAGCAATACATCGACTTGTTTTGTTGTGCAAATTCCTATAAAAAGTATTCAAAAGGAGAATTACTAA
- the dnaX gene encoding DNA polymerase III subunit gamma/tau produces MTYQAFYRVYRPQSFREMSGQTHVKRTLQNALLASKTTHAYLFSGPRGTGKTSTAKIFAKALNCENAPASEPCNECPTCISITEGSHTDVIEFDAASNSRVEEMRDIIEKVRFAPANARFKVYIIDEVHMLSTSAFNALLKTLEEPPEHAVFILATTEPHKLPATIISRCQRFDFKRLSSIDIVERMKVVLEDIGMGYDEQALKAIAQAAAGGMRDALSLLDQVVSFSNEHVQLDDVLLVTGSVSQDAFYDIAISLQEKDVAQVLGSVENLIADGKEPLRLAEDFITFFRDLLLLKTDGTLEELLEFISPEEKFLSLAAQFEANTLYGFIDILAKTQQEMRFSHHTKIYLETALLKMAQYKASPQVTAAVDPAIEGKVASLESRLGQLTQQLQNGGGGAPVQQKEQSRQRVRPQGNQYNAPTGRIQEVLKTATKPDLQKVKSAWAGGLASLQKSHAALLADAEPVAANASAFVIKFKYDIHCQMVADNNALVSLFTQQIASEIGIQYELLCIPEPAWIRLRENFINENGLNQKKSPSDEVNPVEDLNEEPPFLDDVQVMEAQDPLITEAEKRFGKDFVEVIEE; encoded by the coding sequence TTGACATATCAAGCGTTTTATCGTGTTTATAGACCCCAGTCATTCAGAGAAATGTCAGGTCAGACACATGTAAAGAGGACCCTTCAAAATGCTCTCCTCGCAAGCAAGACAACACATGCCTATCTATTTTCCGGTCCTCGAGGAACAGGGAAAACGAGTACTGCAAAAATTTTCGCGAAAGCATTGAACTGTGAAAACGCCCCGGCAAGTGAGCCATGCAATGAATGCCCTACATGTATAAGTATTACTGAAGGTTCACATACAGATGTAATAGAATTTGATGCCGCTTCCAATTCCAGAGTGGAAGAAATGCGCGATATTATTGAAAAAGTCCGTTTTGCCCCGGCTAATGCACGTTTTAAAGTGTACATTATAGATGAGGTGCATATGCTTTCTACGAGCGCATTCAATGCATTATTAAAAACACTTGAAGAGCCACCTGAGCATGCGGTATTTATTTTGGCGACAACAGAGCCTCATAAACTACCAGCAACAATTATTTCCCGTTGTCAGCGATTTGATTTTAAACGACTTTCTTCTATAGATATAGTAGAGCGTATGAAGGTTGTATTAGAAGATATCGGTATGGGTTATGATGAGCAGGCATTAAAGGCAATCGCCCAAGCTGCAGCAGGGGGTATGCGTGATGCATTAAGCTTACTTGATCAGGTTGTTTCATTTAGTAATGAACACGTTCAATTGGACGATGTGCTTCTTGTAACAGGTTCTGTAAGCCAGGATGCATTTTATGATATTGCGATTTCCCTGCAGGAAAAGGATGTTGCCCAAGTATTAGGCAGTGTCGAAAATTTAATTGCTGACGGGAAAGAACCATTACGCCTTGCGGAAGATTTTATTACGTTCTTCCGAGATCTGCTTCTATTAAAGACAGACGGTACGTTAGAGGAATTATTGGAGTTTATTTCACCGGAAGAAAAGTTTTTATCATTAGCGGCTCAGTTTGAAGCTAATACACTTTACGGTTTTATCGATATTTTGGCGAAAACCCAGCAAGAAATGCGCTTTTCGCACCATACGAAAATATATTTAGAAACGGCCCTTTTAAAAATGGCTCAATATAAAGCATCACCGCAAGTGACGGCAGCAGTCGATCCGGCTATTGAAGGTAAGGTAGCCTCACTTGAAAGCCGATTAGGTCAACTGACTCAACAGCTTCAAAATGGTGGAGGGGGCGCACCGGTTCAACAAAAGGAACAGTCCCGCCAGCGTGTACGTCCACAAGGAAATCAATATAATGCTCCGACAGGCCGTATTCAGGAAGTATTAAAGACTGCAACGAAACCTGATCTGCAAAAAGTGAAATCTGCTTGGGCAGGTGGTTTGGCAAGCTTGCAAAAATCACATGCAGCTTTATTGGCGGATGCAGAGCCTGTAGCCGCAAATGCAAGTGCTTTTGTGATAAAATTCAAGTATGATATACATTGTCAAATGGTAGCTGACAACAATGCACTTGTTTCATTGTTTACACAGCAGATCGCTTCGGAAATAGGGATTCAATATGAGCTTTTATGTATACCGGAACCGGCTTGGATTCGTTTGCGTGAAAACTTTATAAATGAAAATGGCTTAAATCAAAAAAAATCGCCATCGGATGAAGTGAATCCGGTGGAGGATTTAAATGAAGAGCCCCCTTTCCTTGACGATGTTCAAGTAATGGAAGCGCAAGATCCGCTCATTACAGAAGCCGAAAAGCGTTTTGGAAAAGACTTTGTTGAGGTTATCGAAGAATAA
- a CDS encoding YbaB/EbfC family nucleoid-associated protein has translation MRGMGNMQGMMKKMQKMQKEMMEAQEALNAQVFEGAAGGGMVKVVMNGQRQMLEVNLDESVVDPEDIEMLQDLMVIATNEALKKVEETTNSTMGKFTQGMNLPF, from the coding sequence ATGCGTGGTATGGGTAATATGCAAGGCATGATGAAAAAAATGCAAAAAATGCAAAAAGAAATGATGGAAGCACAAGAGGCTTTAAATGCACAGGTATTTGAAGGTGCAGCAGGCGGCGGTATGGTAAAGGTAGTAATGAACGGCCAACGTCAAATGCTTGAAGTAAATTTAGATGAGTCTGTAGTAGATCCGGAAGATATTGAAATGCTTCAAGATTTAATGGTTATTGCAACAAACGAAGCATTGAAAAAAGTTGAAGAGACAACGAATTCTACAATGGGTAAATTCACACAAGGAATGAACCTTCCTTTCTAA
- the recR gene encoding recombination mediator RecR, translating into MHYPEPISRLIDSFMKLPGIGPKTAARLAFHVLTMKEDTVSTFAKALVDAKRNLLYCSQCGHITDIDPCHICSDKQRDVSTICVVQDPKDVIAMEKMRDYQGLYHVLHGAISPMDGIGPEDINVASLLGRLHDERVQELILATNPTIEGEATAMYISRLVKPSGIRTTRIAHGLPVGGDLEYADEVTLSKALEGRREL; encoded by the coding sequence ATGCATTATCCAGAACCGATATCTCGATTAATAGACAGCTTCATGAAATTGCCGGGCATTGGTCCGAAAACAGCTGCTCGACTGGCATTTCACGTATTAACAATGAAAGAAGATACTGTATCGACATTTGCGAAAGCACTTGTTGACGCAAAACGTAACCTACTTTATTGCTCTCAATGTGGTCATATAACAGATATCGACCCTTGTCATATTTGTTCAGATAAACAACGTGATGTATCAACAATTTGTGTTGTACAGGATCCGAAAGATGTAATAGCTATGGAAAAAATGCGTGATTACCAAGGTCTTTATCATGTGTTACACGGTGCAATTTCACCGATGGACGGTATAGGGCCTGAAGATATTAATGTAGCTTCTTTATTGGGGCGCTTGCATGATGAGCGTGTACAAGAGTTAATTTTAGCGACGAACCCGACAATAGAAGGGGAAGCGACAGCGATGTATATTTCCCGCCTTGTTAAACCATCAGGTATTCGCACTACACGTATTGCACATGGATTACCTGTTGGCGGAGATTTAGAATATGCAGATGAAGTAACATTATCAAAAGCGCTGGAAGGTCGTCGCGAGCTGTAA
- a CDS encoding YaaL family protein — translation MLFSRKGKLKKEFDEKLVSSIKETKEALQSAKVIEGLTDDYNLSVIAERKKAESIHYYLYKEARVRRVLIK, via the coding sequence ATGTTATTTTCTCGAAAAGGGAAACTCAAAAAAGAATTCGATGAGAAACTAGTTTCTTCTATTAAAGAGACAAAAGAAGCTTTACAAAGTGCGAAGGTAATTGAAGGATTGACCGACGATTATAACTTAAGTGTAATTGCCGAACGAAAAAAAGCCGAAAGCATACATTATTACTTATATAAAGAAGCGCGTGTACGTCGTGTATTAATTAAATAA
- a CDS encoding pro-sigmaK processing inhibitor BofA family protein, whose protein sequence is MVCFVVLFLFLLNKNARGKVWEYFAWFWFKIAVVIVVLFLGNLMIGAAGYLFYVPINFFSVLTIAILGIPGVMCVTLLILFK, encoded by the coding sequence ATGGTGTGTTTTGTTGTCTTGTTTCTTTTTTTATTAAACAAAAATGCAAGAGGGAAAGTGTGGGAGTACTTTGCCTGGTTCTGGTTTAAAATTGCAGTTGTTATCGTCGTTCTGTTTTTAGGGAACTTAATGATCGGGGCAGCAGGGTATCTTTTTTATGTGCCTATCAACTTCTTTTCGGTCCTTACAATTGCGATATTAGGCATCCCGGGTGTGATGTGCGTAACATTATTAATATTATTTAAATAA